In the Endozoicomonas sp. SCSIO W0465 genome, TTTGAAGGATTCACGGAAAAATGTTTCATCAAGCTCAGTAATGCCACAAAGCTCTTCTGCTTGATCATTATTAATCACTTCAAGAAAGCGGTGACGCCAGCGGAACGCAGTTTTCAAGTCAATGGCATTCTCAGCAGCAGCTGGTCGCAAGACCATAGAGTGAGTCATACCTGCGAGGTACTTGTTCCATTTTTCAGGGTGCCTGAGCCTTGCCAAAGGCGTTCCACTAAAGGCGTTAAACGTTGAGTCGCAAGTCTTGCAGTGGTAGCGCTGTCGGCCATTTCGTATGCCCCAGCGACCAACGCTATGGCTTTTGCATTTGGGGCACCTGGGGTTTTCGGCAAATTGGGCAAGTATGCTCTTTTCTACGTCAGGTGTTGCATTATCGTTATTGGGTATAGATTCACTGTAAACAGGTTCAGAGTCAGTGGTTTCTACTACCTCGGTAACCTCTATTTGAGTACTAAGGAGCGAGTTGTTAAGAATGTCTCGCTGTTCACTGGTTAATGTTGAAATGGAATCAATAAAATTCTTGAAGAGTTCAGATTGCATATCACTCCCCTACAACGTAGATTTTATGGGAGTTTAGCTGATTCAACCATTAACGGTAACTTAGCCCACAAGGTGAGTGCTGGCCCAGTCAAAACACGATGGCTAAATTGTTAAACCTGAGCAGGCCAACCGTTAACCAGTGCCTGAAAAAACTGGAGCAGGAAGGTTTTATCGAAAGCTTGCAGCAACGCACCCATGGCAACGGCATGACTAACAAAGTCTACCGTATGCGGTTTGAGCCGTTTATCTTCAAACGTGAACAACG is a window encoding:
- a CDS encoding IS1595 family transposase → MQSELFKNFIDSISTLTSEQRDILNNSLLSTQIEVTEVVETTDSEPVYSESIPNNDNATPDVEKSILAQFAENPRCPKCKSHSVGRWGIRNGRQRYHCKTCDSTFNAFSGTPLARLRHPEKWNKYLAGMTHSMVLRPAAAENAIDLKTAFRWRHRFLEVINNDQAEELCGITELDETFFRESFKGQREGLPRPTRKRGNDPNKARKVPVMVARDRNRNTVDGVLENESANELCRHLNGRISIQATVCADAHLAHEKLADKLGFVFKELVTSAGQHVVEGIYHIQTVNSYHSHLKRWIGGVFQGVATRYLPHYLAWRRELTAAKKLTVGRLISRITEHWCFQPLTVT